In a genomic window of Zingiber officinale cultivar Zhangliang chromosome 9B, Zo_v1.1, whole genome shotgun sequence:
- the LOC122025639 gene encoding zinc finger A20 and AN1 domain-containing stress-associated protein 9-like yields MAQESWKKDIERTECETPEVPILCANKCGFFGNAMTNNLCSKCYKVFALKHKPMVSPATTEVEKAIAIPSSLQIKHVEGSSELDGPNEVKAVDDQPEAACKKQLANRCAQCQKRVRLTGFKCRCGGTFCSSHRYYETHKCSFDYKTAGRERLAKENIVVKAEKLEKM; encoded by the coding sequence ATGGCACAGGAGAGCTGGAAGAAGGATATCGAACGAACTGAGTGCGAAACTCCTGAAGTCCCGATTTTATGTGCAAATAAATGTGGGTTTTTCGGGAATGCCATGACCAATAACCTTTGCTCCAAATGCTACAAGGTTTTTGCCTTGAAACATAAACCAATGGTTTCTCCCGCCACCACAGAAGTCGAGAAAGCAATTGCCATTCCATCTTCTCTGCAAATCAAACATGTTGAAGGATCAAGTGAATTGGATGGGCCGAATGAGGTGAAGGCCGTCGATGATCAACCAGAGGCTGCATGCAAGAAGCAACTGGCTAACCGTTGTGCCCAATGCCAAAAAAGGGTAAGATTAACAGGCTTCAAATGTCGGTGTGGTGGCACCTTCTGTTCGTCCCATAGGTACTACGAGACACACAAATGCTCATTCGACTACAAGACTGCTGGTCGCGAGCGTTTAGCCAAGGAGAACATTGTTGTGAAGGCAGAAAAGTTGGAGAAAATGTGA